atcatcgccaatatcatcattaCCAACTGATTTCAATCGCGAAAGGTCCACCCCTTCTGCAGCTGACGGTGTGGTAGAAAGTTCCTTGATCAGAAGTTTCACGATCTTCTCCTGGGCACTTATTTGACTATACTTCAAGTTTTTTGCTTTAGATCTTGTGATAATCACGTCCTTTGGTACAACCTCAAGGTCACCATCAACAAGTACTGCTTTAACACGCGAATCGTTCAACATATATAGCTTCTGTAGTGCAACCACATTGCGTCGGATTTCATCGTAACCCCGTACATACTCAAACGTACTCAGCCATTTAGTTAGAACACCGTCCAGGGCGCTCTTATTCTCGTCACTGAGTTGAATGCTAGCCAGGATATCCACAACTTCTTGAGGAGATTGTAACACTAACAGACAAAATACAGAGACAAGGCTTTCTACTAAACTAAGATTTTCAGCTTGAATCAATCGTCTTACCGTTGCATCAAGCAAACGCGGCAGTAGGTTTCCAAGAGCAACTCCatatttgttgatgataGCAATCACAAGTCGTCCTGATGCCAATGCAGCTGAATCCTCCCAAGATGGATCTAAGAGTTTGGACGCAACTGACAATACAGCCTCCGTTCCCGACTGTCCGTTACCAATGGTCTCTGAACGTGCTATTTGCTGGAAACCATGCTCAACAAGATATGTAAAAGTTGTCGAGGCACTCTGCAAAATTAACGCATCATCAGATATTTGAATTAATCTAAAAATTGGTTGCAGAGTTGCATCTACAATTGCCGGAGGTAATACTTCTGGGCCCCTGTCGACCAAAGAGCCAAGGAGGTCAAGAGACAGAATCAGATCCGGACTAAAAGAACCATCGACTGTAGCTGTAATATTTGTCAACAATAACGGTATCGCTTCTGCGCAAATTTTTGAATACAGGTGGTTAGACTCTTCAGACAAAGTCGCATTTTCTGTAATCTCTTCTAACATTTCTTGCACCTCTGTGGTTAGTTCTATGTTTGCGGTATCTTTGGAAGCAAGGGTGAAGAGTAATCGAAGAATATCAGATGCCGAGGTTTCAAAGGCCGCTTGAAAATCAAGCCTAATCGCATCTAACAATATCTCAACAAGCATGGCAGGCGTATCTCCAGTCGCCTCATCTGTCAACGAAACGATACATGCAAAAATTTCGTTCTGACGGCTCTTAATTAAATCAAGATCCTTGAACGATTTTGAGAACACGTTAAAAGATATAAGAGCAGCGATCTTAATGGTAGCATTTTCATCCGATAAGGCTTCGAGTGTGTTATGAAGAAATCTGTACCTTACTGTGTTGTTGTCAATTCTAGCCCCGAAGTTTTTGCTTATTGTTGAACCTAGGATCGTTGCCCTGACTTTTAATAGACGATTAATGGCAGCATCCGGTAATGGTCCTTGAAAAATGAATAGGGCATCTACCAACGAggccaaaaaagaagagtCAATTTTCTGCGACGATACTGATACCTCTTTAATTACACCATCAAGTAAATACAAAATGCTCTCCATTTGTGTTGCATTATCTTCCTGCCGCGTGTGCCACAGTACAGAATACAGATTTGGCGATTTAACTGCCACAACCAATGGCAAGATTTCCGTCCTAGGGTTCCTGTCTAAAGATAACTCCCTCTCTATGGTTACAAATTCATTACAATCATCATCCCAGACATTAGCCGTTTCATTTGTTAGGGAAGCATAAGTGACCGCTGTCGAGGCCAATGCTGTTAAAGCATGTAAGTTGGTTATTTCCAAACGGATTTCAGCATTTGACCCAATACACGTAGCAAGAAATTCGATTTGCTCCATAACCAGAGTTGTCATTGCTTGCCCGGCTGTTTCCGAAAGATTGGTGCAGTGAGGCCAAACATTAGCCAGCGAAATCCAGTCAGACCAGACAGATTTGAACAGTTCTGGCAACTTTGTACGATGCATAAATGACGGAAAAGCAGATTCTAACTCGCGAAGAGCTGAGATCACTTCTATCTTCGTCTCCATTATTGCAACAGAGAGTGGAGAGTCGTATGAAGCTGCGATTGGATCTAAAGCTCCCTCATAATTACTTGTATAGAGAATATCCAGGAATGGCTTGGACCATTGATGGATAATATCCTTTGCTGCCTGATCTAAAGCCTCTTGTTGGTGGTCTTCGGCCATTAAAAGGAACTGGATACAGGCAGTAAAGCATTGAACCACCAAGGCTGACAGTTTCCAGAGTCTAACATCGGCCGGTCCATGAATAAGTAACCTAAGCGACCCCAATAGCGATGCTAGTATTTCTGGGCcatgaacaaaaaaatcattttCACTAAGTGCGTCATTTAACAGTTCATTTAGAACCGTCAGTGTGCCCTCAAGCGCATAAGACACACGCCCATCCatgatttcatttttgGAGCTCTCCAACTGCGATTTAACTATATTTAACAGACCAGGCCATTCATCAGGAAAATCAACGGATGCTATTTTGGCAACCAACAAAGCGGCAACTGACCTTATTTTTTGCTCTTCATCGCTGATCAACTTCAGCACTTCAGATCGAACATGGTCCTTTATATCAATTGAAATAGGTGGTCCAACAAATTGATCAAAGCCAATGCTCCAAGACCGTAGTATTATCACTTTAAGCATCAAAATAGCACCTTGCCTCAAGCCGACCGGGCGAGTGTTGTCAAGTGCTACTGATACCAGCGACGTGACGACATCAGCTACATATTTCTCTGACAGCGAATAAATAAGAGATTCTGAAGACTTTCGGATATCAGAATCATTGGATTGAACGCCAATCAATAGGCTCTCTATATAGCTTGGATTGATTTCCATGGTTCCTTTAAACTAGCTAGTCCATCACAGATCAGAACTGCTTCAGATTTTCGCTCGCTTGATTCGCGTAGGTTACGTGTAGGCAATAGTAATAGAGTTGCAGCACGCGCAAGCCGCGCCTAGTCtgcttatcttatcggTGACAATGCGATCAACGGTCGGTTCACCTGTGGGTACTTCGGACACTATAACAGATCGTTTTGGCAATATTAACAATGAACGACCCTTGTATCAGGCTGCCCTCGGAACtattatataaaatattttccGATTTGTCTATAAGTGAGTGGATGAATTTACAGCATGTTTCAAAATCTTGGCACCATTATTTAGTCAACGATCATCACTTGTGGGCATCGGCTATCGACTTCACAGTGTTGGACAAATCATCTCGGACCGCAAATGTTCTTAAGATATGTCTCAATCGTGCTTTAAAAGACAACGACGTGAGCATTATAAAACGCATGTGCATGGACAGTTTTGCTAGCGATGAGGAAGAGACGAGTTGCTTATCTCTCATATCTACAAATAGCGAATTGGTCAAACAAAGGTGGATGGTAGATGAATTGACATTTTCTTTAAATCAGCCAACTATGGTTGAACTAATAGACCATCCTTTATATAATCTGGTCCCTACTAAGAATCTCACGGTAAATCGAGCCAGTCCGAAAAGGCTTGGTTTTGTACTGTTACTTCAACTACTGAATGGACACGCATCTACTGTAGAAAAACTCGACATAACCTGTAAATATCTGATATCACATAAGGGAAATGGTATAAGGGATATACCTAGAAGATATCCATATCTGAGAGACATTAGGATAAGAACTCATTCACAGCTGGGAAGCAGTGCAATCATTCTCTGCCCGATGCTATGTCCCTACTTAGAAAGATTTATTCTGGAGCTTTCgtttaattattttgatatgGAAGCTCTTCTTAGAACTGTGGCTACCTCTCGTTTAAAAGATCTTGGAGTCGCATATATTCCTCGTGGATTGAGGGGTTCACAGACAATGGTTTTGGGAAGCGATATCAGCCAAGAGCCTGGTACAGTAAATCAACCTGCATTGTGGCCAGTGTGGCTAACTAATCTGTCTCTCTGCAAAGTATACTGGACTGATTtagattttgtttttgggtCATTGGAAAACTTGAAAGAACTGGATATATCGGATAGTACGATTGAATTAGGACGCTTCCTCGAGCGTTTTAATTGTGGAGCACGACTCGAAAGATTAGTTCTGAATGGCAAGGTTGGTggatttgatttatttgaCCAAAGCATTTGGGGAAAGCTACCAGTACTTCGCAGCCTGTCTCTTTATGGACATTCTCTTAATTCCCAAAATCTGGAAGCATTGCTTGCGATGTGTCCTCAGCTGCAACTCATCGAGTTGGATTCGGCGACTGTCACAGTTAAAATGATAACTAAACTTTCGGAACGAGATGTCAAATGGTTCGATTCAAAAACGTCCTCTTAGTAACTCAAGAGTCTAGATTCTCTGGACAGTTAAGATTCAGGTAATGAGCATCCTTCCGCCGATGTGACAGCTGCATATTTTTTCATGCAGCACCGTTGGTACCGGCATGGTTTACAGTGCATTTACTAATTCCCACTAAGCAGATATTAATAAGACATATGCaagttgatatttttttgggaaGGCAGTCAGATCGGCGGTCTCCGGGTCGTCGATTCCCGTAACGATATATATGTAGAGATATGTTTGACGATTAAGCCATCGTATTTCATATATCTATTTTGCTAGAGTGGATGATTAGTTATTAGAGTCGCTTGCTAGGAAGGATTAGAACTCTTCACGATGAGCAAGGAAGCTTCGTTCAGCGGTGAAGACGCAATTTGCGCGTCTGTGATCAAAGATAAGCCTGTTTCTCCTATGGGTGTAGGAGAAACAGACGGTATCAATCCTAGAACTGTTAGTCCTACCTCCTTTGAATCACTGGGTGAACCTTCTAATAGTAGTGTCGAAAAACACGGCGATGATAGACCCCCGAATATGTCACTTTTGCATGAACTCGCGTTTGTTGGCGTCATAATATCTTCACAAATTGTTACACAGGTAGGAGTTGGCCAGGGGTTGGCTCCTATGAAGATAGTAGGAGAGCATTTTGGCCAGTACGATGCGGGCAAATTAAGTTGGTATGTGGCAGCATATTCGCTAACAGTAGGTACTTTTATAATTGCCTGTGGTAGAGCAGGCGATATGTACTCGCACAAGAAGTTATTTCTATTTGGCTACGCGTGGCTAAGTTTATGGGCTTTGTTGAGTGGTATTAGTAGCTACTCCAATAGTGTTTTCTTTGACATATGTCGAGGTTTACAAGGTATTGGCCCTGCCTTTCTTCTACCTAATGGTTTGGCCATTCTTGGTAGAGCGTATCATACTCCTGGAAGACGGAAACATCTTGCATTCGCGTCCTTTGGCGCAGTTGCACCTTTTGGATGCTGTGTTGGGGCCATATTTGCAGCTTTGTTCGCTCAGCTCGTTAAAATATGGGCCCTGGCTTATTATGTCATGGCTGGTGTTGGCTTGCTGATGACTATTGCTAGTTATTTTGTTATTCCAGACGAGGATAAAGAGGAGTTCGCAAGAGAGGCCGCCGGACAGAAGTTTGATTACTATGGGGCGATAGCCGGTATTGGAGGGTTGATTCTTATTAATGTGGCATGGAATCAGGGCCCTGTTGTAGGTTGGCAAGTACCATATGTCTACATTCTGCTGATTATCGGGTTTCTGTTTATGGCGGCTTTTATTGTAATTGAGCTTACAGTGGCACAACCTCTTATACCCCTTAAAGAAATGTCACCTGCGACCATTCGAATCCTATCGACTATCGCACTTGGCTGGGCTACATTTGGTATTTGGTTAGTTTATTTGTGGAGTTTCTGTCTTGATGTGAGACATGAGAGCCCCATAGAAGTTGGTGTGCAATTTTTACCAACGATAGTCGCAGGATTctgtgctgctggtttaACGGCCTTTTTATTTGGACGTCATGTCGAGCCTACTGTAATGATGGTGATCGCCCTTATTGGATTTTGTATTCCGTCTATTCTTTTAGCCACTATGCCTGTTCATCAAACATACTGGTCTGCATTGTTTGTGTCCTTTCTTATTGCACCGTTCGGGATGGACATTAGTTTTCCTACTGCAACAATTATGCTCAGTAATGCAGTTCCTAGAAATAGACAGGGAATTGCTGGCTCGCTAGTTGCAACTGTAGTTAACTATGCCATTTCAATTGGCCTGGGAATTGCTGGTACAGTAGTACGTCAGTTGTCTCCTGGACAAGATCCTCAATCATTACTTCATGGAATTAGAATTGCTGCCTATGTTGGGGTGGGTTTGAGTGGTGCAGGTATTGTTCTAGCGCTGATTGAAGTCTTTTTGCATCGTAAAGTGCCGAAAGGTTTATAATCACACATTTTTTAATCTTAGCATATAtttgtaataataataattataataatattttttgtgcCAAAACCTGATATTCGTATATTACACTAAAGTCTAGGTGGAATGTGGCTATGGTTAGAGAAAGGGGTACAGCGATAGTCAGGCACGATCTGCATCCGTCAAGCTGAAACACGACATTGGCTAGTCAAATGGAAATCTGTTCATTGCTTGACCCGTCACGACCAAAACAAGTATATAATGCACCCGCAAACGTAGATGGGTGGATGAAAACATACCTTTCTTCAAGCTTACTGAGCTGAGAGCTTATTATGccaaatatatttattttcggAACCGTTAATTAGTGTTGCGAATAACTAACAAGTTGCCTCGGTCATAGGTAGCTGATCCGAGAATTGATAGCTGTTTCAGTTAACTATCTGCGTTGTCAAATGCAGGTCCATCTTCTAAGGTACTCGCAGAGAATATCGCTCCGTTTAAGGTATTTAGATATATATTAGCTTTTTTGTCAATTAACAAAGTGGGGAACCTTATAAAATGCTAACCCCAGCTAGAATGGTTGACGCTAAGACTTTTTATGGCTTTGGGACTTCTAACAAAGTGAAACGCGAAATTTTAGCCCGGTACCTgaatttgttgttggtcGATTCCGGATTTTGACGTCACAGTATGCATTGAAGCAGTGTCAGCCAATAAGATAACACTAGGCCTACTTAGGCAAACTGATAGACAGGGCAAATACTTGATTCAACTTGAGCTTAATGCAAAATGATGCAACATATTCAACTGGCATCAATGAGCGACAGAAACTTTGCAAGTCTATGCTCAGACGAGAAGCAGGAaccaaaatattaatttacTGGTAGCAGCTAACTTGCATTAGAAATCTCGGTTGAATTACTCTTTTCGCTTTGTTCCGCATTTCCCCTCCGTTTTTCAACTCTTTGACTGGCTATTGTGATTGATAGTCTCTACTGTTATTCCTCCCGTCTTGCTGTTTACAGATAATCTTGTTACTCAGAGATCTAACAGATCggaaagaaagaaaaaatttaGGCCGACTTTGGCAATATATATAGGTCAGGTAGCAGAAGTGggttctttttgttttctctACATCTACACTGTCGCTAGATTTCGGTTTCTGGCTGGTTCcaagattgaaaaatagTCCCATACGCAGAAGTGATCAAGCCAGTCAGTTCCatctctatttattaaatcaCGGTAACACAGATGTCAAGACCACGAAAACGCATACTAGGGCTTGTGGCTTTGCTAACAGCTGCCTATCTACTGTTTTCAAAAGAGTTTACGAGTGGTGGAATTGGATTAGTGACTCGTAATAGTAACATATCCCATTCAGAGTCTCCGGCGTCTGATCATACGGATTCTGGGGATGTTAGCTATCCAAAATATACAGCCGGTGAGACCACAGCTCAACGGCTAGATTTACTCAAGAAACTACAAGATCTTGAGCAACAAGAACTGCATTATCAACAAAGTGAAGATTCGAGGCATAAATTCAGGCTTCAAAATACGTTTGCTGAACAGCAATCATCTGAGTTTGCTGCGTTAGAGAATGCAACGTTCGTAACATTAGCCCGAAACAGTGATCTTTTGGGGCTTATGAATACGATCAGATCTGTGGAAGACCGATTTAATAACCGATATCACTATGACTGGGTTTTTCTAAATAATGAGCCGTTTACTGAAGAGTTCGTCAAGGTATCGTCAAGTTTGGTATCCGGACAGGCAAGATATGGTGTGATAGGCTTGGATCATTGGAGCTATCCTGATTGGATCAACAGAACCGCTGCCGCAGAGGTCCGTAACAAAATGAGGAATGCGGGGATTATTTACGGAGACTCCGAATCGTATCGACATATGTGTAGATATGAAAGCGGCTTTTTCTATCACCATCCATTGATGCGAGAATATAAGTACTACTGGCGGGTTGAACCTGATACGTTACTACATTGTGATATTGATTATGATGTGTTCAAGTACAtgagagaagaaaagaaaaaatatggTTTTACTATTGCACTTCGAGAATATATCTCAACAATAGAATCCCTGTGGGATGTTACAAGACAATACCTAAGTCACGTTCCAGATGCATTAAATTCAAATAGTCTTCTAGAGTTTATTAGTGACGACTACGGAGTTACATACAACCTATGTCATTTTTGGACGAACTTTGAAATAGCTGACATGGACTTCTGGCGGGCTCCACCATATCAAGATTATTTCGACTTTCTAGATAAGGCTGGTGGCTTCTTCTATGAGCGTTGGGGGGATGCACCTGTACATTCAATCGCAGCGTCTCTATTTCTcgacaaaaaagaaatccaTTTTTTCGATGATATTGGATATACACACCCTCCATTTACACACTGCCCTATGAATCCCATTGAGCGTGGACTCACATGCTCCTGTTTACCAACGCAGAACTTTGACTGGCAATCGTACAGCTGCACGAGGCAGTTCTATAAGGCTCAAAATATGCCACTACCTGATAATATCCCAAATGCTTGAACGACTTGCATCCATGACTAACgaataatataaataatgttCTATATTTAATGTATACTAATATCGTTTCATCGTCCTCCAAGCTCCTGTAACTTTCAGAGTCACGTGCACGCAGAACATCCGTTGATATGTATATGGCTATCATCAATGTAACCTTTATCAAGTGCGGGACACTATTTTTTGGATTCAGTCATCCCTCTTCGAAGCCATATTTGCACCTCCAGTAAGGCACCGAAATGAAACGAGTGGGTTTGGCCGCCTTCGATACTAAACATCGAGCTGCATTCGATGATCTAAGTTCCAATATCTTGCAAGAACAAGTCGAACAGCTTAATACTCAACTGTCCGTTTTCCAGTCTGCTCTGGCCTACTTTGCTGTAGAACATGCAGCCGATATACGAAACAATCCCGAATTCAGGGCTGAATTTAGTCGGATGTGTACTACCATTGGAGTAGATCCTTTGGCTGGTTCATCCTCCAACAACCAAGGATCTCTTTGGGCGAATATGCTTGGTAAAGACGTTAACGATTTTTACTTTGAGCTGGCGGTGCGAGTGATTGAAATCTGCCGCCTCACAAGAGATACAAATGGAGGTTTAATATCGGTGTCGGAAATGAAAACAAGGCTGGCTGACAAGTCGCAGCTGAGGCCCATTGAAGTTACAGAAGACGATATCGAGCGGTCTGTAAAGAGTTTAAAAAGCCTTGGTCGGGGGTTTGAACTCGTCCAGCTGGGCACacacaaaaaaatgatGATTCGGAGTGTTCCTTCTGAACTGAGTAATGACCAGACAGTGGTCTTGGGAGCCTGTGAAGCGTTGGGCTATGTAACTGTTACCAT
The Sugiyamaella lignohabitans strain CBS 10342 chromosome A, complete sequence genome window above contains:
- the KTR1 gene encoding alpha-1,2-mannosyltransferase KTR1 (Alpha-1,2-mannosyltransferase; involved in O- and N-linked protein glycosylation; type II membrane protein; member of the KRE2/MNT1 mannosyltransferase family; relocalizes from vacuole to cytoplasm upon DNA replication stress; GO_component: GO:0005794 - Golgi apparatus [Evidence IEA]; GO_component: GO:0005794 - Golgi apparatus [Evidence IDA] [PMID 8631921]; GO_component: GO:0000139 - Golgi membrane [Evidence IEA]; GO_component: GO:0000329 - fungal-type vacuole membrane [Evidence IDA] [PMID 22842922]; GO_component: GO:0016021 - integral component of membrane [Evidence IEA]; GO_component: GO:0016020 - membrane [Evidence IEA,IEA]; GO_function: GO:0000026 - alpha-1,2-mannosyltransferase activity [Evidence IDA] [PMID 9020857]; GO_function: GO:0000026 - alpha-1,2-mannosyltransferase activity [Evidence IMP] [PMID 9182588]; GO_function: GO:0000030 - mannosyltransferase activity [Evidence IEA]; GO_function: GO:0016740 - transferase activity [Evidence IEA]; GO_function: GO:0016757 - transferase activity, transferring glycosyl groups [Evidence IEA]; GO_process: GO:0097502 - mannosylation [Evidence IEA]; GO_process: GO:0006487 - protein N-linked glycosylation [Evidence IGI] [PMID 9182588]; GO_process: GO:0006493 - protein O-linked glycosylation [Evidence IGI] [PMID 9182588]; GO_process: GO:0006486 - protein glycosylation [Evidence IEA,IEA]); translation: MSRPRKRILGLVALLTAAYLLFSKEFTSGGIGLVTRNSNISHSESPASDHTDSGDVSYPKYTAGETTAQRLDLLKKLQDLEQQELHYQQSEDSRHKFRLQNTFAEQQSSEFAALENATFVTLARNSDLLGLMNTIRSVEDRFNNRYHYDWVFLNNEPFTEEFVKVSSSLVSGQARYGVIGLDHWSYPDWINRTAAAEVRNKMRNAGIIYGDSESYRHMCRYESGFFYHHPLMREYKYYWRVEPDTLLHCDIDYDVFKYMREEKKKYGFTIALREYISTIESLWDVTRQYLSHVPDALNSNSLLEFISDDYGVTYNLCHFWTNFEIADMDFWRAPPYQDYFDFLDKAGGFFYERWGDAPVHSIAASLFLDKKEIHFFDDIGYTHPPFTHCPMNPIERGLTCSCLPTQNFDWQSYSCTRQFYKAQNMPLPDNIPNA
- the KAP114 gene encoding Kap114p (Karyopherin, responsible for nuclear import of specific proteins; cargoes include Spt15p, Sua7p, histones H2A and H2B, and Nap1p; amino terminus shows similarity to those of other importins, particularly Cse1p; localization is primarily nuclear; function is regulated by sumoylation; protein abundance increases in response to DNA replication stress; GO_component: GO:0005737 - cytoplasm [Evidence IEA,IEA]; GO_component: GO:0005737 - cytoplasm [Evidence IDA] [PMID 10385521]; GO_component: GO:0005737 - cytoplasm [Evidence IDA] [PMID 22842922]; GO_component: GO:0016021 - integral component of membrane [Evidence ISM] [PMID 12192589]; GO_component: GO:0005643 - nuclear pore [Evidence IEA,IEA]; GO_component: GO:0005634 - nucleus [Evidence IEA]; GO_component: GO:0005634 - nucleus [Evidence IDA] [PMID 10385521]; GO_component: GO:0005634 - nucleus [Evidence IDA] [PMID 22842922]; GO_function: GO:0008536 - Ran GTPase binding [Evidence IEA]; GO_function: GO:0008565 - protein transporter activity [Evidence IMP,IPI] [PMID 10385521]; GO_process: GO:0006886 - intracellular protein transport [Evidence IEA]; GO_process: GO:0051028 - mRNA transport [Evidence IEA]; GO_process: GO:0006606 - protein import into nucleus [Evidence IMP] [PMID 10385521]; GO_process: GO:0006606 - protein import into nucleus [Evidence IMP] [PMID 12456659]; GO_process: GO:0015031 - protein transport [Evidence IEA]; GO_process: GO:0042991 - transcription factor import into nucleus [Evidence IMP,IPI] [PMID 15888545]; GO_process: GO:0006810 - transport [Evidence IEA]) yields the protein MEINPSYIESLLIGVQSNDSDIRKSSESLIYSLSEKYVADVVTSLVSVALDNTRPVGLRQGAILMLKVIILRSWSIGFDQFVGPPISIDIKDHVRSEVLKLISDEEQKIRSVAALLVAKIASVDFPDEWPGLLNIVKSQLESSKNEIMDGRVSYALEGTLTVLNELLNDALSENDFFVHGPEILASLLGSLRLLIHGPADVRLWKLSALVVQCFTACIQFLLMAEDHQQEALDQAAKDIIHQWSKPFLDILYTSNYEGALDPIAASYDSPLSVAIMETKIEVISALRELESAFPSFMHRTKLPELFKSVWSDWISLANVWPHCTNLSETAGQAMTTLVMEQIEFLATCIGSNAEIRLEITNLHALTALASTAVTYASLTNETANVWDDDCNEFVTIERELSLDRNPRTEILPLVVAVKSPNLYSVLWHTRQEDNATQMESILYLLDGVIKEVSVSSQKIDSSFLASLVDALFIFQGPLPDAAINRLLKVRATILGSTISKNFGARIDNNTVRYRFLHNTLEALSDENATIKIAALISFNVFSKSFKDLDLIKSRQNEIFACIVSLTDEATGDTPAMLVEILLDAIRLDFQAAFETSASDILRLLFTLASKDTANIELTTEVQEMLEEITENATLSEESNHLYSKICAEAIPLLLTNITATVDGSFSPDLILSLDLLGSLVDRGPEVLPPAIVDATLQPIFRLIQISDDALILQSASTTFTYLVEHGFQQIARSETIGNGQSGTEAVLSVASKLLDPSWEDSAALASGRLVIAIINKYGVALGNLLPRLLDATVRRLIQAENLSLVESLVSVFCLLVLQSPQEVVDILASIQLSDENKSALDGVLTKWLSTFEYVRGYDEIRRNVVALQKLYMLNDSRVKAVLVDGDLEVVPKDVIITRSKAKNLKYSQISAQEKIVKLLIKELSTTPSAAEGVDLSRLKSVGNDDIGDDEDDGWEDDFTDSIVPASTLNSEDFTGQPPIRHLDTETYSIILDWFKQISNANEFQGIYHNLTDTEQGILKEQMQR
- the AMF1 gene encoding Amf1p (Putative paralog of ATR1; but not required for boron tolerance; member of the DHA2 family of drug:H+ antiporters; YOR378W is not an essential gene; GO_component: GO:0016021 - integral component of membrane [Evidence IEA,IEA]; GO_component: GO:0016021 - integral component of membrane [Evidence ISM] [PMID 12192589]; GO_component: GO:0016020 - membrane [Evidence IEA]; GO_component: GO:0005886 - plasma membrane [Evidence IEA,IEA]; GO_function: GO:0003674 - molecular_function [Evidence ND]; GO_process: GO:0008150 - biological_process [Evidence ND]; GO_process: GO:0055085 - transmembrane transport [Evidence IEA]; GO_process: GO:0006810 - transport [Evidence IEA]) gives rise to the protein MSKEASFSGEDAICASVIKDKPVSPMGVGETDGINPRTVSPTSFESLGEPSNSSVEKHGDDRPPNMSLLHELAFVGVIISSQIVTQVGVGQGLAPMKIVGEHFGQYDAGKLSWYVAAYSLTVGTFIIACGRAGDMYSHKKLFLFGYAWLSLWALLSGISSYSNSVFFDICRGLQGIGPAFLLPNGLAILGRAYHTPGRRKHLAFASFGAVAPFGCCVGAIFAALFAQLVKIWALAYYVMAGVGLLMTIASYFVIPDEDKEEFAREAAGQKFDYYGAIAGIGGLILINVAWNQGPVVGWQVPYVYILLIIGFLFMAAFIVIELTVAQPLIPLKEMSPATIRILSTIALGWATFGIWLVYLWSFCLDVRHESPIEVGVQFLPTIVAGFCAAGLTAFLFGRHVEPTVMMVIALIGFCIPSILLATMPVHQTYWSALFVSFLIAPFGMDISFPTATIMLSNAVPRNRQGIAGSLVATVVNYAISIGLGIAGTVVRQLSPGQDPQSLLHGIRIAAYVGVGLSGAGIVLALIEVFLHRKVPKGL